Part of the bacterium genome is shown below.
TGCGAATTTCCGAGGCCGTTACAACGCGGCCGTCATCGCGGTCCACCGTCACGGTGATCGCATCGCCAGCAAGATCGGTGACATCATCCTGCGTCCGGGCGATGTACTTCTCCTGGAGGCGACACAGGGCTTCGAACGCACATTCCGCAACTCCAGTGATTTCTACCTGGTGAGCGAGATCGACCGGAGTGAAGCTCCGCGACGTCAGCACTCAGCTCGCGCTTCGCTGGTGCTGCTGGGAGTGGTGGCGCTCGCGGCCAGCGGACTCGTGCCCATCGTGATTGCCGCACTTGCGGGCGCGATGGGCGTGCTGGCCCTGCGCTGTCTTTCTCCGGGCGATGCCCGGGGCGCAATCGACGCGTCGGTGTTGATCGTGATCGCGGCATCGCTGGGTATCGCGCGGGCACTCGAACAGACCGGCGTAGCCGGCGTGATCGGCAGCCTGCTCGTTTCTTTGAGCGAGGGACTCGGACCGTACGGGGTTCTCGTCGCCGTCTACCTGGTGACCATGCTCCTCACGGAACTCATCACCAATAATGCCGCGGCGGCCCTGGTCTTCCCGATCGCGATGGCCTCTGCGGGTCAGCTCGATCTGGATCCGCGCCCGTTTGCGGTCGCAGTCGCGGTCGCCGCCTCCCTGTCTCTGGCTACGCCTTTGGGCTATCAGACCAATCTCATGGTCTACGGTCCGGGTGGCTATCGCTTCACGGATTTCATGCGGATCGGCGTGCCCCTGCAGCTCGTACTTGCAGCAGTCGCCCTATCGTCGATCTACGTGTTCTGGCCGCTCTGATTTCACGGACCGGCAACTCGTACGCAACTCCTGTCTTCTCGATTGCACGGATATGCGTCGCTCGGTTCAACATGCTTCGGATCTCTGCCGATGAACTCTTACGGACCCGCATTTGCGGACAAGAGGAAGCCGGTGGAGCCGATTCGGAGCATCTACGAAGATGACGAAGACATGGTGGAGATCATCCGGGAGTTCGCCGCCGAGCTACCGGAGCGAGTCACTTCTCTCGAAAATCTACTGGCTTCGGGTGACCTCGAAGAACTCAAGAATCTCGCCCATCAGCTCAAAGGAGCAGGCGGAGGCTACGGACTTCAGCCGATCACCGACATAGCCACGGTACTCGAACAGGCCATCAAGAACGGTGATGACGCAGGTGCCCTGAAGGAAAAGACGTCGGCGTTGTGCGAAACACTAAACGCTGTCGTGGTGTCGGAGGCGAGTTGAACCCCGAGGTTCCAAATCCGAACCGGGTTCTTGTAATCGACGATAGTGAGTCGATTCACAGGCTGATCCGGGCGCGCCTCGTGCCAGAGAATCTCGAGGTGACGGGAGAACTGGATCCGGAAGCAGGCATCGAGCGTGCCATTGAAGATACTCCCGACCTGATCCTGCTCGACGTCGGACTGCCGATCGTCGACGGTTTCGAAGTCTGTCGACGTCTCAAGGAACACCCCTCCACACGCAATATTCCGATCGTATTCCTGACAGGTGCGACCGAGACCGAATCCAAGGTAAAGGGTCTGGATCTCGGCGCGGTCGACTACGTGACCAAGCCCTTCGATCAATTCGAGCTCCGTGCACGGGTACGAGCCGCCCTGCGCACGAAGCGATTGCAGGACATCCTGGAGCAACAGAGCTTCCTCGACGGCCTGACAGGCCTGTGGAACCGCTCCTACCTGGATCGCCGCCTCGACGCGGAACTGAACGTGGCGCGTCGCTACGGACGCCCACTCTCCCTCGTGCTCGGCGACATCGACAATTTCAAGAACCTGAACGACACCTACGGACACCTCTTCGGTGACGTGGTTCTTCAGGGCATCTCCGAAGGCTTGCGAGCCTATGCCCGGCGCTCCGATATCGTTGCCCGCTATGGCGGTGAGGAGTTCGCGGTCTTGCTGACGGACACGAACATGGAGGCTGCGATCTACGTCGCGGAGCGTCTGCGAGCTTCGGCGGAGAGCCGAAACTTCGAAGCCCGCGCTGGCAGCGTAACGGTCACCGCGAGCTTCGGGATGGCCTGCACCGACGACATGACTGGCGATTTGACCCCCGAAGCGCTGATCAATGCCGCGGATGTGGCGTTGTACGCGTCAAAGGACTCCGGGCGCAACTGCGTCCACCTGAATCGCAACGGTGAGCTGATTCGCTGTGAATCCGGCTGGCTGGAAGAAGACGAAGACCTGAAAAAGCCCGAGTCCTGATCCCAGAACGAAGAGCTTCGATTGGCCGACCCAGCCGCTGTGTGAGAGCCTCTGGCAGGTGAGCGACATCCTTCGCATCTGGAACTCCCCCGAACTCCGGGAACCCGTCTTGATTCTCGCCTATGCAGGCTGGAGCGATGGCGGAGAATCGGCCAGTTCGGCCGCGAGCTTTCTTCTGGAATCACTGGTTGCCCAGCAGCTCGCGACGCTCGACCTGGAGGAGTATCTGGACTTCACGGTGGTGCGACCCCATGTGCGCCTGAATGAAGAAAAGCGACGCGAGGTCATCTGGCCCGCTTATGAGTTCTACTCGGTACAGATGCCGAGCCAGGACTCTGACCTGATCCTCGGGCTCGGTGTCGAGCCACATATGCGCTGGAAGAGCTACACCCGCGAGATCCTCGAAATGGTCGAGCAAACCGGGGTGCGCAAGGTGGTGATGCTCGGGGCGCTTCTCGACGAGGTGATCTACAGCCAGCCAATCGACGTACTCGGCTTTACCTCAGATGAAGCGACCGCAGAAGCAACCGGCCTCGCGCCGTCGAGTTATGAAGGTCCGTCGGGCATTCTCGGTATCCTTGCTGATGCGCTGAACGATGCGGGTATCCCAGTGTTGAGTCTGTGGGCGCGATTGCCCCACTACGTGACGAAGACGCCCAACTGGCGCGGCTCGCTGGCACTTCTGCAGATGCTCGGACGCCTGCTCGAACTCCCACTCGAACTGAGCCTGCTCGAGCAACGCGCGGGCGAGTTCGATACCGAGGTCTCGGACTTGATCTCGAACGACCCGCAACTAGCCGCCTACGTTCGCGAGTTGAAGCGCCGCGCATTCTCGCAGTAGCGGCTTCCCGAGGGATCCGGAGGGCGTTCGGTCAGGTCTTCTTCTTCGTTGGACCGCGGATGCTCATCAGCGTTACGCCGTGATCGTCGTCGTCATCCTCGGCTCCCGGAACGCCTTCGGCATCTTCAGAGGACTCGGAACTGCGCAGCTTCGAAATCGCCATGGCGAGCAGCGCCCGGTGTCGCTGATCCAGACCGGAAAACTTGACGCCAAACCCGTTCTCGGTGGTCCGGACGACGATGGCCCCGACCTCTACCGGAAGTGAGTCGTCGTAGAAAGAGAACTTCAGACGAACTCGGCCGCCCGGAATCAACATCGGATCAGCACCCTCGATCAGGGCTCCGGTCTCGGAAATATCCATGACCAGGCCCGAACCCACCGAACGCTTTACGTCGTATTGAGTCCGGAAACGGACACCGATTCTCGGCTTCTTACGCTTGTCTTCGTCGGACATGTACTCCTCGAATGAATCGGAGCAGCCAACGGGTCGCTTGAGCGAGTTCCTACTTGAACAAGCCCTGGTAGATCCGGCGTGTCGCAGGTGAACGATTGAGTGTGTAGAAGTGGATTCCAGTCGCCCCGTGGTCCAGAAGCTCGCGACACTGTCGCGTTGCCCAGTCGATTCCCACCTCTAGTGTCCGCTCGTCGTCCTCACCGCTCTCCGCGAGAAATTCCTTGAGTTCGTCCGGAAGCCGGGCTCCGCAGAGCGCCGTGATGCGACCGATATTCGCTGCGCTGATCACCGGCATGATTCCCGGAATGATCGGAACCTGGATGCCCGCTTCGCGAGCGCGTTCGACGAATGCGAAGTAGTCCGCGTTATCGAAGAACAACTGCGTGATCAAGAAGTCGACACCTGCATTCACCTTCTGTACGAGCATGCGCATGTCGAATTCAGGCGATTCCGCGCGCGGATGGACTTCGGGATAGCAGGCCCCCGCCAGGCAGACCCGGTCCCGGGGCGTGCGTTCGCGGATGAACTCGACGAGTTGGTTGGCGTAGTCGAATGAATCTGGCGGTGGCTCGTAGTCCTTTGGCCTGTCGCCACCCAGGGGCAGCACATTCACGATGCCCTCGCCCATCAACTCGTCGAGCGTCTGTGCGAGCTGGTCGCGACTGGAGCCAACACAGGACAGGTGCGCCATGGCGCGGATGCCGAGCTCGTTCTGGATGCGGGCCGTAATCTGCGTCGTCTTGCGGCGTGTGGAACCACCCGCTCCCCAGGTCACCGAAACGAAGGACGGATCGAGCCTCTTCAGCTCCTCGATCGTGCGAAACAGGTTTTCGAAACCCGCTTCCGTCTTGGGCGGGAAGAACTCGAAGGAGAAAACCGGCTCGCTCTTCTGAAATAGCTCTGCAATCAGCAATGCATCCTCCGGAGGGGGGAAGTCGGGGGACCCGCTCAAGGCCCTCAATCGATTCACCGATTCTATCGTTCGTGACTGCATCTGCACGTGTTCGGCGCCGAATCCAGAGCGGACGCATCCCCATCCGGTTTTTCGCTGAGGGGAAAGAGTGTGTCGGCTATCTGCGCAATATCTCGAAGGCGGGCGTGTTCATCTTCTCGGATGACATTCCGCGTCGCGGGTGCCCGCTCGCGATTCAGTTCGAATCCCCAGACGGCCGGCTCGTGAACCTGAAAGGCGAGGTTCGCTGGCGGACTCTCGAGTTGTTCAACTCGAACGTAGCGCCGGGATTCGGGGTTCTGCTGCGCGAGCCGACACAGGCCTTTCGAGAGTTCTTCCTGCTGGCGGAAGATCAGTACGAAAAGGAAGGCGACGAAAAGGCGGATTAGTTCAGACGCGCGATCCCCCAGGCGTGCTGGGCACTCGGTGTCGTGCTAGAACTAGTCGCCATGACACGCGCGCCAGAGACCCCCCGTCAGCGCATCATCTTTCCGCTCGATGTCCCCTCTCTCGCCGAAGCTCGTCCCTGGGTCGAGCGCCTGAGCGGTCACGTTGGACTTTTCAAGGTCGGACTCGAACTCTACTCGGCCGCCGGACCCGACGCGGTTCGCATGATTCAGGAACACGGCGACACCGGCGTCTTTCTCGACCTGAAGCTGCACGATATTCCAGCGACCGTCGCAGGTGCCGCAAGCGTAATCCGCGGACTGGGCGTTCAGATGCTCACGGTACACGCCTCTGGGGGCAAGGCAGCGCTCGAGGCCGCCGTGCAGGCCGCTGGATCCGATACCTGCATCCTGGCGGTTACCCGGCTCACCAGCCAATCGGCAACTCCGGACGAAGTCACCGAACTCGCTCGCGTCGCCCGCGAGGCGAGCTGCGGGGGCATCGTATGCGCGGGAACGGAGGCGGCCGCTGTCCGTCAGGCCGTCGGCCCGGCGCTGCGAATCGTTACCCCGGGCATCCGTCCCGCGGGTGCGGACGTCGGGGATCAGGTCCGTGTCGTCACCCCCGCCGCGGCAATCGCCGCCGGTGCCGACTACATCGTCGTCGGCCGCCCGATCCGGAATGCACCGGATCCGATCGAAGCAGCACGGGCGATCGAAACCGAACTGGCAGCTCGCTAGTCCGGATTACTTGTAGCGGTCCGGATTACTTGTAGCGGTCCGGACTACTTGTAGGTCTGGGCGCCCTCACTGATGCTGTACTGCGACTGCAACTCGACCATGCTACCGCCCGGATTGGTCGCCACGATGTTCGCCCGGTAGATCCCGTACGAGAGCGTATTCGCGGAGTTGACGTTGAGCTGTCCGCCCTCTCCGGGCGTATGACCCACGAGCTGGATGGCCTGCGGAGTCGCGCTGTCGGTCGTTCCAGTACGCACGGCCGTCGATCCGCCGAACTGATCGACCATGAAGTTAGGCAGGTCGATGGGCGCGGTGCTGGGGTACAACGAGGTCTCCTGATCGAGGTTCTGCTCGACGACCTCGAGCGCCGCGGTGGCGGCAAACAGTGTCGCGACCTTGGCCCGGGAGCGGCCCGAACCCGTCGACTCGCTTTGTGCACTCTGCAATGCGGTCAAGCCGATCGCGCTCACCATCAGCAGCAGGATCACTGCGATCAACAGCGCAATGCCCTCCTGGTCGCGGACTCGATGGGGGATGGAACTCATGATAATCGTCCCTTCTGAGACTCTAGAGCAGGTTCCGCGGCGAAATGCTCGACTGGAAACGCCGCCGCTTGAAGCTGTCTGCCGTCCCCGCATTGCGGTTTCCCGCGGTCGGACGCGAATTCAGGTTGTAGCGCTGGTTCGGACCGGACTCTTCCCCTACTGCGCGAGCGATGACCGTCAGGCGCACACTGCGGATCAACGATGTATCCATCGTCAACCCGCCCGGGTTGTTCAGATCGTGAATCGGGAACTCTCCAGAGTCGATCACACCTTCGGTCGAGCCACTGTCGACCCAGAACTCTATCTGCAGATCCTCAACGCCCCCGGCCATGATCAGACCGTTTCGCATCAGGTTGAAGTTCGTGTCATCCACCTCGTAGATAATCGCCGGAACCGCTCGCACGATGGTGGTATCGCCGAACAGGCCGCTCGCTGGTTCATGCCCGGCCACAAAACTGATCGTGCTTCCAGTGATGCTCGAAATACGCGCGCAGTGACTCTTCGCGCCGTCGGAAAGGATGATTCCGGCGTTGGCCACGAAATCGACCGTGCCATTGTCAAAATCGATATCGAGTGTAGATACCGTCACGTTACTCGTCACGGGACCGGTGATGGCACTGCGATCCACGCTCGAGATCGCGGTATCCAGTGCCTCGGCAACATCAGTCGGTCCGGGGTAGTCGAAATAGCTGGAATCGCTGACACAGAAGCGATCGGACGCCGAAGTCCCCCCATCGCTGCTCGAGAGGCCCGCGATGGACGGAATCATGAAACCGCCATTGCGCGTGTCGAACCCGATCAAGTCCACCACCAGACGCGCATCCTCCTGGACATCGAGCGCCTTTTCGTTCTGCAAGAACACGCGCTTTTGCGTATTGAAGACCACGAAGGTCTGCGCAGTGATGATTCCGAGGATCGCCACGGCGATCATCATCTCGATCAGCGTGAATCCGTCGTTAGGGCGAGACACGTCGCTTGACTCCCTGGAGATTGATCGAATGCACGGTTCGACTCGGCGTGTCCCACACGACATTGATCGTGACGAGAGAAAGCCCCGCGCTTGGTTGATCCACGTCGACCGATGTACTTACGGTGAATGTGGTGTTGTCGTTGTCGGTCGGATCGATGTCGAATGGGCTGTTCGGATCCGTCACATTGCTCTGAGCCGTCGTAAAGAACGAGTCGCTAGACGGACGCGCCAGAATCGAATCGAGATTCTGCTCGGCGACGTAGGTCGCCTGCGAAAGATTTCGCGAACGCGATGAGATCTTCATGGCCGAGAGCTGGGCCACACCGATCGAGAGCAGTCCAACCGCCAGGATCGCCATGGCGAGCAGGACCTCGATCAGCGTGAAGCCGGATTCCGAGGACTCCGGCTTCTTGTTTCTGGATCGGAGCATCGGGACCCTCCTAGAACCAGCTGCTGGAGCCGGGCTGCAGCACGCGAATGCGGATTGCGCCGAGCGGCTGAACGATCACGGCCAGCACCAAGGAATCTCCGTCCGTCACGTAGACGGCGCCCGCTCCGGAACCGAAGTTCGTAGGCGTTGACAGTGAAACGGGAATACCCTGCGCGGTGAATCCGATCGCCGGTACGTTGGTGACCGGATCGTCGACAAACGAGGTTCCGCTGTTCAGTGCGCTGAGCGGGCCGCCCGTCGCGTCCTCATCGGGCACGACGGCGGTGGGGAACGGGCTGCTCTGTTCGCCGTAGAAGTCCACGGTCCCGATGAGGCCGGGGCGCGGTTGGGCATTCGTGGTGTTGTCACCGGTCGAGATCGTGAAACTTCCGTCCAGATCGTCAACGGTCAGGGCGATCGCACCGGCATCCCATTCCGGGATGGCGGGGCTGTCGAAAAGAACGAACTGCGGTCGCCCGTTGGCGATCGCCATGGTGCGAGCGTCAGAGAGTACGAGGCGGATCTGGTCCGCGAGTGCTCGTGCGTCCTCGTGGGTTCGATAGGCCGTGAGCTTCGGAGCGGCAATCGCGACAACGGCGCCGATGATCGCCACCACGATCAATAACTCGATCAGGGTGAAACCGTCTCGTTTCCGGATATCGCGAAGTGCTCTCATGCTGAGTTGCGAGAACAGCAAGGCCCGTGCCTGCGCTGGGACCGCCGCTGCGCCGCTCTCAGCCCGAACCTGCCGGTTGGAGACGGGCAAGCTTTGCGCGGTGCGAAATCTTTTCGGAGTCACGCGCTGCAATCCGGCGCTGCGATCGCCCGGCTTGCGCACATCGACGTGTTCCTGCACATATGGAGCCCGCGCCTTCCGATTCTCGGCGCCAGGAGACCCCCTTGAGCAGCCCCATTCCCATCGCAGACACGCAAGAAATCCTGAACGAACTCGATGGCATCATCGGAAAGGCGATCTCGTTTGCCAGCGGTCGTGACATCGACACCCAGCAGGTCGCCGTAGCGCGCCTGGCCGATCTGGCCACGGAACTCCGCGCGGCCAAGGAATTGCTGAGTTTCGCCAGCAACGCGGGCGAGCCGTTCGGAGAACAGGCTGCTGTCTACGCCGGCCACGTGGCCAGCAAGGTCCGAGCATTGGCCCAGAACAGCGGGCCCGAACACGGGCTGACTGCGGATGACGCGCCGGGGAAATCGGTCGCTGAATTCATCCAATCCGCACTGGCCGAAGAACGCGTGCGCACGATCGGGCGGGAAATCGCAATCCAACGCGGCCGCGCCGACTGGCCGCTGGAAGAGATGCTCGAGATGACCCGGGATGCCGCTCGCGAATTCGGCGAGGCCGAGGTCGCGCCCAACGCCGAACGCATCCACCGCAACGACGAGATCGTACCCGAATCATTCATCGAGAAGATGAGCGAACTGGGCTACTTCGGACTGTCGGTTCCCGAGGAATACGGGGGCGTCGAAATGGGCAACGTGGCCATGGTCATCACGACCGAAGAGCTGTCACGTGCATCGCTTGCGGCTGCGGGTTCGCTGATCACACGTCCGGAGATCCTGACCAAGGCTTTGCTCGCAGGCGGCACGGAAGAACAGAAGAAGAAGTGGCTGCCTCAGATCGCAGCCGGGGAACTCATGGTCGGCGTGGCCGTAACCGAACCCGACACCGGCAGCGACGTCGCGGCGGTCAACTGTCGGGCCGAGCGCGCCAACGTCGACGGTGTAGAAGGCTGGACCATCACCGGCCCGAAGGCCTGGTGCACGTTCGCGGGCCGAGCCGACATCCTGTCGGTGTTGCTGCGCACGGATCCCGACATATCGAAGGGACAGCGCGGGCTCTCGCTGTTCATCGTTCCGAAGGAGCGCTTCAGCGGGCACGAATTCGAGTCCGTACAGCCGGGCGGCGGCAAGCTCGTCGGCAAGGCCGATGCCACGCCGGGCTATCGCGGCATGCACAGCTTCACCCTCAACTTCGAAAACTACTTCGTTCCCGCGGAAAACCTCGTCGGAGGAGACAGCGGCGAAGGCAAGGGCTTCTATCTGCAGATGGGAGGCTTCGCGGCCGGTCGTCTACAGACCGGTGGTCGAGCCTGTGGCCTTGCCCAGGCAGCGCTGGAGAAGACCGCGGAATACGTGGTCGATCGCAAACAATTTGGTGTCCCTCTGATCGATTTCGAGCTGACGCAGTACAAACTGGGCTGGATGGCCTGCCAGCTGGCCGCAGCTCGCGCGATCGCCTACGCGGCGGCGGCCGCCATGGACGAGGATGAACGCAAGGCATCGCCTTTCGCCGCCCAGGCGAAACTGCTCGCGTGTCGGGTCGCCGTCGAAGTGAGCCAGATCGGCCAGTTGCTGCACGGCGGCTGGGGCTACGCCGAGGAATACCCGATCAGCCGCTATGTAGTCGATGCCCAGGTGCTGCCGATTTTCGAAGGCGTCGAGCCGATCTTGCAGCTGAAAGTGGTGGGGAGGGCGTTGCTCGCGGGCTGATCAGGGTCCCGCGACGGGATTTTCGCTCGAGGATTCCAGGAGCTGGGCGCGCAGCAGGATGAGCTTTTCTCCGGAACTGCCATTGCGGCCAGCACCGACCAGTCCGGTGTGTTGACTGTCGGCTTCGCTCTGCACCGAACCCAGCACGATCTGCTCGCCGGGCTTGATGCGCACCGAGGTCGAAGCCGAAGTCTGGTTGATCTCGCCGTGCGGACCGCGCTCTGACAGCACGGGCGTGATCTCGAGCTGAATCCAGCCCCCGGAAAGGCCCTGGGGGCGTACCCGAAAGCCGCTGCGCACGGGCACGAGCGGCGCCGTCTCCAGCACGCGATCCCGTCCGCTGCCCAGGTCGAACAGACGCACTCGGGCGGGGTAGTCGGTACCCGTCCAGAGTTCGCCCGAACGACCCTCCATGACCACCAGCTCGCTCGACAGACGCTCCGCATCGCGGGTGCCGTAGCTTCGGGCGTCGATCCGGAGTTCGGAAATGCTACCGGGAAGCCGGGTCAGCCGACCGACCTTCAGTTCCCCCGAGCGGGCCCAGCTGACGTCGAACTCCCGCAGGCGCTCGCGGCCGACCACCTCGACCTCGATCCGATATTGGGCTGGGGCCGTGTCCAGATAGCGTAAAACGGTCAGAACGCGGGCCAGGTCCGCGGACTCTCCCCGCAACAGCAAGGTGCCCGTCTGCGGGTCGGCGATCGCAGTACCGCCGGGCTCGAGCAGGGGTTCCGCCAGCTGCGCGAGTTCCGAAGCGCTGCGGTGGGAGGGCTTGAAGACCTCGACCTCTGCACTCACCCCGGTTGGAGCCAGGACCATTCCGAGGGCGATCAGCAGGCCGAAGCGGGCTTTTACGCCTCCCCAGCCCCCCAGGCTGAATCCCCCCGACTTGACACTCCTCGCTTCGGTCGTAGGATGCCGCTCCACACGGACTCCCGGCGGACCTGCCGTTGTCGGAGCGCCGTACAAGCTTACAGCTGACGCATTTTCCCAACGGAGGATAGCCCCAATATGGCTTCGAAGGTTCGTCCACTTCACAACAGGCTGATCGTTCAGCGACTCGAAGA
Proteins encoded:
- a CDS encoding Hpt domain-containing protein — its product is MNSYGPAFADKRKPVEPIRSIYEDDEDMVEIIREFAAELPERVTSLENLLASGDLEELKNLAHQLKGAGGGYGLQPITDIATVLEQAIKNGDDAGALKEKTSALCETLNAVVVSEAS
- a CDS encoding diguanylate cyclase, giving the protein MNPEVPNPNRVLVIDDSESIHRLIRARLVPENLEVTGELDPEAGIERAIEDTPDLILLDVGLPIVDGFEVCRRLKEHPSTRNIPIVFLTGATETESKVKGLDLGAVDYVTKPFDQFELRARVRAALRTKRLQDILEQQSFLDGLTGLWNRSYLDRRLDAELNVARRYGRPLSLVLGDIDNFKNLNDTYGHLFGDVVLQGISEGLRAYARRSDIVARYGGEEFAVLLTDTNMEAAIYVAERLRASAESRNFEARAGSVTVTASFGMACTDDMTGDLTPEALINAADVALYASKDSGRNCVHLNRNGELIRCESGWLEEDEDLKKPES
- a CDS encoding PAC2 family protein; the encoded protein is MSDILRIWNSPELREPVLILAYAGWSDGGESASSAASFLLESLVAQQLATLDLEEYLDFTVVRPHVRLNEEKRREVIWPAYEFYSVQMPSQDSDLILGLGVEPHMRWKSYTREILEMVEQTGVRKVVMLGALLDEVIYSQPIDVLGFTSDEATAEATGLAPSSYEGPSGILGILADALNDAGIPVLSLWARLPHYVTKTPNWRGSLALLQMLGRLLELPLELSLLEQRAGEFDTEVSDLISNDPQLAAYVRELKRRAFSQ
- a CDS encoding PilZ domain-containing protein → MSDEDKRKKPRIGVRFRTQYDVKRSVGSGLVMDISETGALIEGADPMLIPGGRVRLKFSFYDDSLPVEVGAIVVRTTENGFGVKFSGLDQRHRALLAMAISKLRSSESSEDAEGVPGAEDDDDDHGVTLMSIRGPTKKKT
- the metF gene encoding methylenetetrahydrofolate reductase [NAD(P)H], producing MQSRTIESVNRLRALSGSPDFPPPEDALLIAELFQKSEPVFSFEFFPPKTEAGFENLFRTIEELKRLDPSFVSVTWGAGGSTRRKTTQITARIQNELGIRAMAHLSCVGSSRDQLAQTLDELMGEGIVNVLPLGGDRPKDYEPPPDSFDYANQLVEFIRERTPRDRVCLAGACYPEVHPRAESPEFDMRMLVQKVNAGVDFLITQLFFDNADYFAFVERAREAGIQVPIIPGIMPVISAANIGRITALCGARLPDELKEFLAESGEDDERTLEVGIDWATRQCRELLDHGATGIHFYTLNRSPATRRIYQGLFK
- the pyrF gene encoding orotidine-5'-phosphate decarboxylase, yielding MTRAPETPRQRIIFPLDVPSLAEARPWVERLSGHVGLFKVGLELYSAAGPDAVRMIQEHGDTGVFLDLKLHDIPATVAGAASVIRGLGVQMLTVHASGGKAALEAAVQAAGSDTCILAVTRLTSQSATPDEVTELARVAREASCGGIVCAGTEAAAVRQAVGPALRIVTPGIRPAGADVGDQVRVVTPAAAIAAGADYIVVGRPIRNAPDPIEAARAIETELAAR
- a CDS encoding prepilin-type N-terminal cleavage/methylation domain-containing protein; this encodes MSRPNDGFTLIEMMIAVAILGIITAQTFVVFNTQKRVFLQNEKALDVQEDARLVVDLIGFDTRNGGFMIPSIAGLSSSDGGTSASDRFCVSDSSYFDYPGPTDVAEALDTAISSVDRSAITGPVTSNVTVSTLDIDFDNGTVDFVANAGIILSDGAKSHCARISSITGSTISFVAGHEPASGLFGDTTIVRAVPAIIYEVDDTNFNLMRNGLIMAGGVEDLQIEFWVDSGSTEGVIDSGEFPIHDLNNPGGLTMDTSLIRSVRLTVIARAVGEESGPNQRYNLNSRPTAGNRNAGTADSFKRRRFQSSISPRNLL
- a CDS encoding prepilin-type N-terminal cleavage/methylation domain-containing protein, with the translated sequence MLRSRNKKPESSESGFTLIEVLLAMAILAVGLLSIGVAQLSAMKISSRSRNLSQATYVAEQNLDSILARPSSDSFFTTAQSNVTDPNSPFDIDPTDNDNTTFTVSTSVDVDQPSAGLSLVTINVVWDTPSRTVHSINLQGVKRRVSP
- a CDS encoding type II secretion system protein translates to MRALRDIRKRDGFTLIELLIVVAIIGAVVAIAAPKLTAYRTHEDARALADQIRLVLSDARTMAIANGRPQFVLFDSPAIPEWDAGAIALTVDDLDGSFTISTGDNTTNAQPRPGLIGTVDFYGEQSSPFPTAVVPDEDATGGPLSALNSGTSFVDDPVTNVPAIGFTAQGIPVSLSTPTNFGSGAGAVYVTDGDSLVLAVIVQPLGAIRIRVLQPGSSSWF
- a CDS encoding acyl-CoA/acyl-ACP dehydrogenase gives rise to the protein MSSPIPIADTQEILNELDGIIGKAISFASGRDIDTQQVAVARLADLATELRAAKELLSFASNAGEPFGEQAAVYAGHVASKVRALAQNSGPEHGLTADDAPGKSVAEFIQSALAEERVRTIGREIAIQRGRADWPLEEMLEMTRDAAREFGEAEVAPNAERIHRNDEIVPESFIEKMSELGYFGLSVPEEYGGVEMGNVAMVITTEELSRASLAAAGSLITRPEILTKALLAGGTEEQKKKWLPQIAAGELMVGVAVTEPDTGSDVAAVNCRAERANVDGVEGWTITGPKAWCTFAGRADILSVLLRTDPDISKGQRGLSLFIVPKERFSGHEFESVQPGGGKLVGKADATPGYRGMHSFTLNFENYFVPAENLVGGDSGEGKGFYLQMGGFAAGRLQTGGRACGLAQAALEKTAEYVVDRKQFGVPLIDFELTQYKLGWMACQLAAARAIAYAAAAAMDEDERKASPFAAQAKLLACRVAVEVSQIGQLLHGGWGYAEEYPISRYVVDAQVLPIFEGVEPILQLKVVGRALLAG